One window of Aerococcus tenax genomic DNA carries:
- a CDS encoding helix-turn-helix domain-containing protein, translated as MAISYKPLWHLLVEREMNKEDLKRAANITSNIVSRMSKNSYVNLESLEKICLALDCKIEEVVEIVKEEEKVK; from the coding sequence ATGGCAATTTCTTATAAACCATTATGGCACTTATTGGTAGAAAGAGAAATGAACAAAGAAGACTTAAAAAGAGCTGCAAACATAACAAGCAACATAGTTTCAAGAATGAGCAAAAACTCTTATGTGAACTTAGAGTCATTAGAAAAGATTTGCTTGGCATTGGATTGCAAGATAGAGGAAGTTGTAGAAATAGTAAAAGAAGAGGAAAAGGTCAAATAA
- a CDS encoding type I restriction-modification system subunit M — protein sequence MGIAKENIKNIVDFINSQPNSIVQNLSTENNKFRYKGIIEHRTITEYKDEELVRAYLLTKLVNELGYPADRIEIEKQYEAGRPNTITSRIDVIVKDKNDNAFLFIEVKAPDEYAKDSKDEIIEKQLFNLGALEKAQGHIVKYLVLYTLNEETLDDECMVIDYEKIPTFVDWEQVRNATNKLPARYEKAQKVPYIKGSENDLRTNFSTEYITTLQKDLHNVLWGGGGTDDNEVFSSLVNLILAKIQDEDEKEDGERYDFQSLMFEKASDDDFESNETLFERINNLYRKALKEKLYVIDEKELNKSYVVDTKKFSLSKLKYTVQQLENLSFVDGKNSLNGKDILGDFFEGIIRDGFKQTKGQFFTPINIVRFMLYASSADKLAIDRIKNDKVIPYMVDPSAGSGSLLLNTKKYADENVENSIRYFGQEINTSTYNLAKMNMMLHGVPTDHQKLRNGDTLDADWPTDEPTNFDIVLMNPPYSQKWSADKGFLDDPRFAAYGVLPPKSRADFAFLLHGFYHLRTDGTMCIVLPHGVLFRGASEGKLRQAMLENGYIDTVIGLPENLFYNTSIPTTIIVLKKNRTSRDVFFIDASKEFEKVKTQNILTEDHINKIIDTYNKREDVEKYAHKASYEEIQENDYNLNIPRYVDTFEEPEPIDIVQVSKDMQEINQELEQTTAEFLEMVDDLQVTDETAELIQAIKDVFK from the coding sequence ATGGGAATAGCAAAAGAGAATATAAAAAATATTGTCGACTTTATCAATAGTCAGCCCAATTCTATAGTTCAAAACTTGTCCACTGAAAATAATAAATTCAGGTATAAAGGAATAATAGAACATAGGACTATTACAGAATATAAGGATGAAGAGCTTGTAAGAGCATATTTATTAACAAAATTAGTAAATGAATTGGGATATCCTGCTGATAGAATAGAGATTGAAAAACAATATGAAGCAGGAAGACCAAATACAATTACAAGCAGAATAGATGTTATTGTCAAAGATAAAAATGATAATGCATTTTTATTTATTGAAGTAAAAGCACCCGATGAATATGCAAAAGACTCAAAAGATGAAATTATAGAAAAGCAACTATTTAATTTAGGAGCATTAGAAAAAGCACAAGGTCATATTGTAAAATATTTGGTTCTATATACTTTAAATGAAGAAACTCTTGATGATGAATGTATGGTAATTGATTATGAAAAAATACCGACATTTGTAGATTGGGAACAAGTAAGAAACGCTACAAATAAATTACCTGCACGCTATGAAAAAGCACAAAAAGTACCTTATATCAAGGGAAGTGAAAATGATTTAAGAACAAATTTTTCTACTGAATATATTACAACCCTACAAAAAGATCTTCACAATGTTTTATGGGGAGGTGGAGGAACAGACGACAATGAGGTGTTCTCTTCACTTGTGAATTTGATTTTAGCTAAAATTCAAGATGAAGATGAAAAAGAAGATGGAGAAAGATACGATTTTCAATCGTTGATGTTTGAAAAAGCCAGTGATGATGATTTTGAAAGCAATGAAACACTGTTTGAAAGAATAAATAATCTTTATAGAAAAGCTTTAAAAGAGAAGTTGTATGTAATAGATGAAAAGGAATTAAATAAATCCTATGTAGTCGATACTAAAAAATTCTCTTTGTCTAAATTAAAATACACCGTTCAACAGCTTGAAAACTTGTCTTTTGTTGATGGGAAAAATAGCTTAAACGGGAAAGATATTCTCGGAGATTTTTTTGAGGGAATAATAAGAGATGGTTTTAAACAAACTAAAGGTCAATTCTTTACACCAATTAATATTGTTAGATTTATGCTATATGCTTCATCTGCTGATAAATTAGCAATAGATAGAATAAAGAATGATAAGGTAATTCCTTATATGGTCGATCCTTCGGCTGGATCGGGATCACTGCTCTTAAATACTAAGAAGTACGCTGATGAAAACGTGGAAAATTCCATCCGTTACTTTGGGCAAGAAATTAACACCTCCACTTACAACTTAGCTAAGATGAATATGATGCTGCACGGGGTGCCAACTGACCATCAGAAGTTACGGAATGGGGATACCTTGGATGCCGACTGGCCCACAGATGAGCCAACCAACTTTGATATTGTTTTGATGAATCCGCCTTACTCGCAAAAATGGTCAGCCGATAAGGGCTTTTTAGATGACCCGCGTTTTGCTGCTTATGGGGTTCTACCACCTAAATCACGGGCTGACTTTGCCTTTTTGCTCCATGGTTTCTACCACTTGCGGACAGACGGTACCATGTGTATTGTCTTACCTCACGGAGTTCTTTTCCGTGGGGCCTCTGAAGGAAAGTTACGCCAGGCTATGCTTGAAAATGGTTATATTGACACAGTGATTGGTTTGCCGGAAAACCTCTTCTACAACACCAGTATTCCTACCACGATTATTGTTTTGAAGAAGAACCGAACCAGTCGTGATGTCTTCTTTATTGATGCGTCCAAGGAATTCGAAAAGGTGAAGACCCAAAATATCTTAACCGAAGATCACATCAATAAGATTATTGATACTTATAATAAGCGGGAAGATGTGGAGAAATACGCCCATAAAGCAAGCTATGAAGAAATCCAAGAGAATGATTATAACCTCAATATTCCTCGCTATGTGGATACCTTCGAAGAGCCAGAACCCATCGATATTGTCCAAGTCAGCAAGGACATGCAAGAAATCAACCAAGAACTGGAACAAACCACAGCCGAATTCTTAGAAATGGTGGATGACTTGCAGGTGACGGACGAAACCGCAGAACTCATTCAGGCGATAAAGGATGTGTTTAAATAA